The DNA region AGGCCCAAAATCATGTATGCTCCGGCGCTTTCATAGCCCAGAGCGGCAGCCCAGCCGTTGAGGGTCTCCATGAAGAACACCAGGCAGCCCAGCAGGAACACACCCGTGTTTACCAACGGGCAGACGATGGCTGCCATGATAATGGCCACCCACTGATTCTTCTTGCTCAGGGCCGTGTACACAAGCCCGGCGATAAGGCCGCACAGCGTACCTTTCACCAGAACCGTAATCACGGTGCCCAGGGGATTGACAGGCAGGAAAGCCGCTGCCTGCCCGGCAATGAGGATCACTCCGCCGGACACGAGGCCCAGCCACGCGCCCACCTTCCATCC from Vescimonas fastidiosa includes:
- a CDS encoding ECF transporter S component; translated protein: MNQKTKNLVGAGVFTAIVLVLQFLGGTFQIGGLNINVSLVPIVVGAAIYGWKVGAWLGLVSGGVILIAGQAAAFLPVNPLGTVITVLVKGTLCGLIAGLVYTALSKKNQWVAIIMAAIVCPLVNTGVFLLGCLVFFMETLNGWAAALGYESAGAYMILGLAGGNFLLEIGVNVVLAPVISRLIAIGKKK